One Mycolicibacterium parafortuitum DNA segment encodes these proteins:
- a CDS encoding peptidase codes for MSPTRSFRQRSLLGLSVAVGAALVVTACTTTMPGRAVSVFDDPFKVAGMPATDGPSGLRPNAEGPARDVEGTDGGAIDELGASAISDIEDYWATAYPETFDERFKPVAELISWDANGFDGEFCGDSTYGLVNAGFCYADRTIGWDRGELLPALQRAHGDIGVLMVLAHEYGHAISRLGGLTGKDTPTLVAEQQADCFSGAYMRWVAEDSSQRFSLSTGEGLNNVLAGVISVRDPLLNEGDPDVGFDEHGSAFERLSAFQFGFTDGPSACAGIDLEEIAQRRGDLPVLLPEDQTGELPVSEESVRSIIEAMEVLFEPKNPPALSFEPGDADSCADARPSPPASYCPATNTIVVDLDGLEDLSAQPDPDQVGSLAVGDNVAYSVLVSRYMLAIQQERGGLALDNAAAALRTACLTGVATAKMTKEIQTPDGDTIALTAGDVDEAVSGILMNGLAASDVNGDSVPSGFSRIDAFRLGVLGDTPRCFKRFP; via the coding sequence ATGAGCCCCACCAGGAGTTTCAGACAGAGATCCCTACTGGGGCTGTCCGTGGCCGTCGGCGCCGCGCTGGTCGTGACCGCGTGTACGACGACGATGCCGGGCCGGGCCGTATCGGTGTTCGACGATCCGTTCAAGGTGGCCGGGATGCCAGCGACAGACGGCCCGTCGGGGCTGCGCCCCAACGCCGAAGGGCCGGCCCGCGACGTGGAGGGCACCGACGGCGGAGCGATCGACGAGCTCGGCGCCAGCGCTATCAGCGATATCGAGGACTACTGGGCAACGGCCTATCCCGAGACCTTCGACGAGCGGTTCAAGCCCGTCGCCGAGCTGATCTCGTGGGACGCCAACGGCTTTGACGGGGAGTTCTGCGGAGACAGCACCTACGGTCTCGTGAACGCCGGCTTCTGCTACGCCGACCGCACCATCGGCTGGGACCGGGGCGAACTGCTGCCCGCCCTGCAACGCGCGCACGGCGACATCGGCGTGCTGATGGTGCTGGCCCACGAGTACGGCCACGCCATCTCCCGGCTGGGCGGATTGACCGGTAAGGACACCCCGACGCTGGTCGCCGAGCAACAGGCCGACTGCTTCTCCGGCGCATACATGCGATGGGTCGCCGAGGACTCCTCACAGCGTTTCTCCTTGAGCACCGGCGAGGGCCTGAACAACGTGCTCGCCGGCGTCATCTCGGTGCGCGACCCACTGCTGAACGAAGGCGACCCGGACGTCGGATTCGACGAGCACGGTTCGGCTTTCGAACGCCTGTCGGCGTTCCAGTTCGGTTTCACCGACGGCCCGTCGGCGTGTGCGGGCATCGACCTTGAGGAGATCGCACAGCGGCGCGGCGATCTTCCGGTGCTGCTTCCCGAGGATCAGACCGGCGAACTGCCCGTCAGCGAGGAGTCCGTCCGCTCCATCATCGAGGCGATGGAGGTTCTGTTCGAACCGAAGAACCCGCCGGCGCTGAGCTTCGAACCCGGCGACGCCGACTCGTGCGCCGACGCCCGCCCCAGCCCGCCGGCGTCATACTGCCCGGCGACCAACACGATCGTCGTCGACCTCGACGGCCTGGAGGATCTGAGCGCGCAACCCGATCCGGACCAAGTCGGCTCCCTGGCCGTCGGCGACAACGTCGCCTACTCGGTGCTGGTCTCGCGCTACATGCTGGCGATCCAGCAGGAGCGCGGTGGTCTCGCACTCGACAACGCCGCGGCCGCACTGCGGACGGCGTGCCTGACCGGCGTGGCCACCGCCAAGATGACGAAGGAGATCCAGACGCCGGACGGCGACACGATCGCGCTGACGGCAGGCGATGTCGACGAGGCTGTCTCGGGCATCCTGATGAACGGACTGGCCGCCAGTGACGTCAACGGCGATTCGGTGCCGTCGGGCTTCTCCCGCATCGACG
- a CDS encoding ATP-dependent DNA helicase yields MEVTDLLATAVAALGGATRDGQIEMAEAVARAFTTGEHLAVQAGTGTGKSLAYLVPAVARSLSDNRPVIVSTATIALQRQLVDRDLPRLADALAGTLPRRPAFALLKGRGNYLCLNKIHNGSAAAEPDDVPQEELFSPVAASAMGRDVQRLTQWSDTTDTGDRDELKPGVPDRSWAQVSVSSRECIGVSRCPFGTDCFSERARERAGQADVVVTNHALLAIDAIGDLNVLPEHDLLVVDEAHELVDRVTGVATGELSPTALGVAHRRAARVVPPELAQRLEAAIATFTSALFDARPGRIDVLDEELANYLTVLRDSAHAARSAVDTSRNDPKTATARSEAATALSDVADTAARILDSFVPAIPDRTDVVWLEQYEDGRSGGRTILRVAPLSVSGLLRTRLFGHATAVLTSATLTIGGSFDAMAAAWGLSGGADSPEEPKFPRWRGLDVGSPFDHAKSGILYVAAHLPPPGRDGTGSAEQLDEITALIEAADGRTLGLFSSMRAAKAAAEVMRERLDTPVLCQGDDTTSALVAQFAEDEQTSLFGTLSLWQGVDVPGPSLSLVLIDRIPFPRPDDPLLTARQRRIAARGGNGFMAVAASHAALLLAQGAGRLLRRVEDRGVVAVLDSRMATARYSGYLRASLPPFWATTDSTRVLAALRRLRGAEDTAAAR; encoded by the coding sequence GTGGAGGTGACCGATCTGCTGGCCACCGCGGTCGCGGCGCTGGGCGGCGCGACCCGCGACGGTCAGATTGAGATGGCCGAGGCCGTCGCACGCGCGTTCACCACCGGCGAGCACCTCGCGGTCCAGGCAGGGACGGGCACCGGCAAGTCGCTGGCCTATCTGGTGCCCGCCGTCGCGCGGTCGCTCAGCGACAACCGGCCGGTGATCGTGTCGACGGCGACGATCGCGCTGCAGCGGCAGCTGGTCGACCGGGACCTGCCCCGGCTGGCCGACGCGCTGGCCGGGACACTCCCCCGGCGACCTGCCTTCGCACTGCTCAAGGGGCGCGGAAACTACCTGTGCCTGAACAAGATCCACAACGGATCCGCCGCTGCCGAACCCGACGACGTGCCGCAGGAGGAGTTGTTCTCCCCGGTCGCGGCCAGCGCGATGGGACGCGACGTGCAGCGACTGACCCAGTGGTCGGACACCACCGACACCGGCGACCGCGACGAACTCAAACCCGGTGTGCCCGACCGGTCCTGGGCGCAGGTCAGCGTTTCGTCGAGGGAGTGCATCGGGGTGTCGCGCTGCCCGTTCGGCACCGACTGCTTCTCGGAGCGGGCCCGCGAACGCGCCGGGCAGGCCGATGTCGTCGTGACCAACCACGCGCTGCTGGCGATCGACGCGATCGGCGACCTCAACGTGCTGCCCGAACACGACCTGCTGGTCGTCGACGAAGCACACGAACTCGTCGACCGCGTCACCGGTGTGGCCACCGGGGAACTGTCACCCACCGCCCTGGGCGTCGCGCACCGCCGCGCCGCCCGCGTCGTACCGCCCGAATTGGCCCAGCGGCTGGAGGCGGCGATCGCGACGTTCACCTCGGCGCTGTTCGACGCGCGCCCCGGCCGCATCGACGTTCTCGACGAAGAACTCGCCAATTACTTGACAGTGCTTCGCGATTCGGCCCACGCCGCGCGTTCCGCGGTCGACACCTCACGCAACGACCCGAAGACGGCGACCGCGCGCAGCGAGGCCGCCACCGCGCTTTCGGATGTCGCCGACACGGCGGCGCGGATCCTGGACTCGTTCGTTCCCGCGATCCCCGACCGGACCGACGTGGTGTGGCTCGAGCAGTACGAGGACGGACGGTCCGGCGGGCGCACCATTCTGCGCGTCGCACCGTTGTCGGTGTCGGGCCTGCTGCGGACCCGGTTGTTCGGGCATGCCACCGCGGTGCTGACGTCGGCCACCTTGACCATCGGTGGCAGTTTCGACGCGATGGCCGCCGCGTGGGGTCTGTCCGGCGGGGCTGACTCCCCGGAGGAGCCCAAATTCCCGCGGTGGCGCGGCCTCGACGTCGGGTCTCCGTTCGACCATGCGAAGTCCGGGATCCTGTACGTCGCCGCGCATCTGCCGCCGCCAGGACGCGACGGCACCGGGTCCGCCGAGCAGCTCGACGAGATCACGGCCTTGATCGAGGCGGCCGATGGCCGCACGCTGGGCCTTTTCTCGTCGATGCGAGCGGCCAAGGCGGCCGCGGAGGTCATGCGCGAGCGTCTCGACACCCCTGTGCTGTGCCAGGGTGACGACACCACCTCCGCGCTGGTCGCGCAGTTCGCCGAGGACGAGCAGACCTCGCTGTTCGGAACGCTGTCGCTGTGGCAGGGCGTCGATGTGCCCGGCCCGTCGCTGTCCCTCGTCCTGATCGACCGTATCCCGTTCCCGCGGCCCGACGACCCGCTGCTGACCGCCCGCCAGCGCCGGATCGCGGCGCGCGGCGGCAACGGGTTCATGGCCGTGGCGGCCAGCCACGCCGCCCTGCTGCTGGCCCAGGGCGCCGGCCGGCTGTTGCGTCGCGTCGAGGACCGCGGCGTCGTGGCGGTGCTCGACTCCCGGATGGCCACCGCACGCTACAGCGGTTACCTGCGCGCATCACTGCCACCGTTCTGGGCGACCACCGACAGCACCAGGGTGCTCGCCGCGCTGCGCAGGCTCCGCGGCGCCGAAGACACCGCGGCAGCGCGATAG